One Clavelina lepadiformis chromosome 1, kaClaLepa1.1, whole genome shotgun sequence genomic region harbors:
- the LOC143460136 gene encoding carbohydrate sulfotransferase 4-like: MQTVQEITDMKRYLSRLLKVCFVFFLCLLLIQYRNYFIQLGNDVRPRQCPVCTTKSVSTGHEKLEVEYNRPRKTSAVVIFTIMRSGSSFLGELFNQYPHIFYLFEPLSAFWEYPSQASRRKKALFDIARCNFTDISDMYRKAINETGNKDIDAKCGSENLCFAYKSRFLARDTDLCDGGKCRGPYDPLVLSEICRRSLFPAMKIIFEPFLNTLQPLMEDPSLNVKVIHLVRDPRAVIQSRKFLSALYHPEKTYVIQDESRRICQRHLQNLKFANCVQTFCDSNATFWKEKYLRLRYEDVSLRPLDAAKAVYDFVGLNFEPGVKAWIKENTKNSPKNSNPYSTSRNASEAMSRWRKHLKFEEMLEIQEECKEMMKILNYREILNPEQALDESFEAWRR, translated from the exons ATGCAGACGGTGCAAGAAATAACAGACATGAAAAGATATTTAAGTAGGTTGCTGAAAGTATGCTTTGTCTTTTTCCTTTGCCTGCTGCTCATCCAGTACAGGAATTATTTTATTCAGCTCGGCAATGACGTGCGTCCAAGGCAATGCCCAGTCTGTACAACAAAATCTGTATCGACGGGCCATGAAAAG CTTGAAGTGGAATACAACAGACCACGAAAGACCAGCGCGGTCGTAATCTTCACAATAATGCGATCAGGCTCTAGCTTTCTTGGCGAGCTCTTCAACCAATATCCTCACATTTTCTATCTCTTTGAGCCATTGTCCGCGTTCTGGGAGTATCCGAGCCAAGCTTCGCGCAGGAAGAAAGCTCTTTTCGACATTGCTCGATGCAATTTCACCGATATTTCCGATATGTACAGAAAAGCG ATTAATGAAACCGGAAACAAAGACATCGATGCCAAATGCGGAAGCGAAAATCTTTGTTTCGCGTATAAGAGTCGATTTCTTGCTCGAGATACAGACTTGTGTGATGGTGGCAAGTGTCGAGGTCCTTACGATCCACTCGTGTTGAGTGAAATCTGCAGAAGAAGTCTCTTTCCCGCCATGAAG ATCATCTTTGAACCGTTCCTGAACACTCTTCAGCCTCTGATGGAAGATCCATCTTTGAATGTCAAGGTCATTCACTTGGTTCGAGATCCGCGCGCGGTTATTCAGTCGCGAAAGTTCCTCTCTGCCTTGTACCATCCAGAGAAGACATACGTCATACAGGATGAGAGTCGTCGCATCTGTCAGCGGCacttacaaaatttaaaatttgccaaCTGCGTTCAGACATTTTGTGATTCAAACGCGACGTTTtggaaagaaaaatatttaagacTCCGATACGAAGACGTGAGTTTACGTCCGCTAGACGCCGCTAAAGCGGTCTACGACTTCGTCGGCTTAAATTTCGAGCCCGGAGTTAAGGCTTGGATCAAGGAAAACACTAAAAACTCTCCCAAAAACTCTAATCCATATTCAACAAGCCGGAATGCATCGGAAGCGATGAGTCGTTGGCGGAAGCATTTGAAGTTTGAAGAGATGTTGGAGATCCAAGAAGAGTGCAAAGAGATGATGAAGATCTTGAATTATAGAGAAATTTTGAATCCTGAGCAAGCCCTGGATGAATCTTTCGAAGCCTGGAGGAGATAA